One window of the Thunnus albacares chromosome 3, fThuAlb1.1, whole genome shotgun sequence genome contains the following:
- the LOC122972748 gene encoding syntaxin-10, with protein sequence MSIEDPFFVVKGEVQKALSRARGLYDRWEELLQDGTQVSRDELDWSANELRNCLRAIDWDLEDLSETISIVESNPGKFRLGDNELQERRDFVERTRKSVQDMKDQLSSPSAVALAEKKNRQALMASSGQDRSTGLEAHLVSANSRYIQEQQEQQQLIMQEQDEQLELVSGSIRVLKDMSGRIGDELDEQAVMLGDFGDEMDQTSSRMDSVLKKLEKVSHMTSSRRQWCAIGVLVAIMIVVLILFFAL encoded by the exons ATGTCGATAGAAGACCCGTTTTTCGTTGTGAAGGG GGAGGTGCAGAAGGCCCTTTCTCGTGCACGGGGCCTGTATGATAGATGggaggagctgctgcaggaTGGGACTCAG GTGAGTCGGGATGAGCTGGACTGGAGTGCCAACGAGCTGAGGAACTGTCTGAGGGCCATAGACTGGGATCTGGAGGACCTCAGTGAGACCATCA GTATCGTGGAGTCGAACCCGGGGAAGTTCAGACTGGGCGACAATGAACttcaggagaggagagacttTGTGGAGCGAACCAGGAAATCTGTCCAG gacaTGAAGGATCAGTTGTCCAGCCCTTCCGCTGTGGCTctggcagagaagaagaacagacaG gCTCTGATGGCTTCGTCGGGTCAGGACAGGTCAACAGGACTGGAGGCTCATCTGGTGTCGGCAAACTCCAGATACATCCAGGagcaacaagaacaacaacag ctgatAATGCAGGAGCAGGATGAGCAGCTGGAGCTGGTGTCAGGCAGCATCAGAGTCCTCAAAGACATGTCGGGACGGATCGGGGACGAGTTGGACGAGCAGGCCGT CATGTTGGGGGATTTCGGAGACGAGATGGACCAGACGTCGTCCCGCATGGACTCAGTCCTGAAGAAGTTGGAGAAGGTGTCTCATATGACCAGCA GTCGGAGACAGTGGTGCGCTATCGGCGTGCTGGTCGCCATCATGATCGTGGTACTCATCCTCTTCTTCGCTCTCTGA